In Corynebacterium aquatimens, one genomic interval encodes:
- a CDS encoding CueP family metal-binding protein has translation MKRAAIAAAALALALTGCSAADPEPTADPEPTADGTVSQDAFLTTHGLADMDAVEIIDHLDRQKVTERPTDLIASVHRDELVLSDENQEVALDLPQDLTYVSIAPYVTQTHDCFYHSLTTCLGELNNEDIKVTITDGETGEVLVDEATTTFDNGFIGFWLPDDATGVIEVSYQGRTGTTEFSTTDDGATCVTDLRLT, from the coding sequence GTGAAACGAGCAGCGATCGCAGCCGCCGCCCTTGCCCTCGCCCTCACGGGGTGTTCGGCCGCCGACCCGGAACCCACCGCCGACCCGGAACCCACCGCCGACGGGACGGTGTCCCAGGATGCATTCCTGACTACCCATGGCCTGGCCGACATGGACGCGGTGGAGATCATTGATCACCTCGACCGGCAGAAGGTCACTGAGCGTCCCACGGATCTGATCGCCTCGGTGCACCGCGATGAGCTGGTGCTCTCGGATGAGAACCAGGAGGTGGCCCTCGACCTGCCCCAGGACCTGACCTACGTCTCGATTGCCCCATATGTGACCCAGACCCATGACTGCTTCTACCACAGCCTCACGACCTGCCTGGGGGAACTCAACAATGAGGATATCAAGGTCACGATCACCGATGGGGAGACCGGTGAGGTGCTGGTGGACGAGGCGACGACCACCTTCGACAACGGGTTTATTGGCTTCTGGCTTCCCGATGATGCCACCGGCGTGATTGAGGTCAGCTACCAGGGGCGTACCGGCACCACGGAGTTTTCCACCACCGACGACGGTGCCACCTGTGTCACAGACCTGCGCCTGACGTGA
- a CDS encoding response regulator transcription factor yields MADRTPTTATPPGRVLVVDDEQPLAQMVASYLIRAGFDTRQAHTGTQAVDEARRFSPDVVVLDLGLPELDGLEVCRRIRTFSDCYILMLTARGSEDDKISGLTLGADDYITKPFSIRELVTRVHAVLRRPRTSTTPPQVTTPLIVGDLILDPVAHQVRVGETTVELTRTEFELLVALALRPGQVLTRHDLVTEVWDTTWVGDERIVDVHIGNLRRKLGTDTRGRGFIYTVRGVGYRLGQP; encoded by the coding sequence ATGGCTGACCGCACACCGACCACCGCCACGCCCCCCGGGCGGGTGCTGGTCGTCGATGATGAACAACCCCTGGCTCAAATGGTGGCCTCCTACCTCATCCGGGCCGGCTTCGATACCCGCCAGGCGCACACCGGCACCCAGGCCGTGGACGAGGCCCGTCGCTTTTCCCCCGATGTTGTGGTGCTGGATCTGGGGCTGCCCGAACTCGACGGCTTGGAGGTGTGCCGACGGATCCGCACCTTCTCGGACTGCTACATCCTCATGCTCACCGCGCGTGGCAGCGAGGACGACAAGATCAGCGGTTTGACCCTGGGGGCGGATGACTACATCACCAAACCTTTTAGCATCCGGGAACTGGTGACCCGGGTGCATGCGGTGCTGCGCCGCCCGCGCACCAGCACCACCCCACCGCAGGTGACCACTCCCTTGATCGTTGGTGACCTCATCCTTGACCCCGTCGCCCATCAGGTGCGGGTGGGGGAGACGACCGTGGAGCTCACCCGCACTGAGTTCGAGCTGCTGGTTGCCCTGGCCCTGCGCCCCGGCCAGGTGCTGACCCGCCACGACCTGGTCACCGAGGTCTGGGACACCACCTGGGTCGGTGATGAACGCATCGTCGATGTCCACATCGGCAACTTGCGTCGCAAGCTCGGCACCGACACCCGGGGCCGGGGGTTTATCTACACCGTGCGTGGCGTGGGCTACCGGTTGGGGCAGCCATGA
- a CDS encoding sensor histidine kinase: MNHGPGLTFRFLAAQVLVVAISLLVAAAVAMMVGPILFHDHMLMTGREDPSLELFHAEQAYRDANLITLAVALPTALISALLASLWSSRRLRTPLQDLTRAATSLAAGNSRIRVPAGEAGPEVTTLAHAFNTMADRLEHTEQVRRQMLSDLAHEMGTPLSVLTVYLDGLQDGVVDWNNATHTIMAAQLTRLTRLMEDIDDVSRAQEHRIDLDLAEEGLGDLLHTAAAAAGEAYADKGVDLQVETITDTVRVLVDRQRFGQVMSNLLSNALRHTPAGGQVRISVHRQGASTALIHVADDGEGIPPDQLGHIFERFYRGDAARSRDEGGAGIGLTISKALIEAHGGTLTATSPGPGRGAVFALRLPLSPPDSEEAAR; the protein is encoded by the coding sequence ATGAATCACGGACCCGGCCTGACCTTCCGCTTCCTGGCCGCCCAGGTGTTGGTCGTGGCGATTAGCCTGCTGGTGGCCGCGGCCGTGGCCATGATGGTGGGCCCGATCCTGTTCCATGATCATATGTTGATGACCGGCCGGGAGGACCCCTCGCTGGAGCTGTTCCATGCCGAGCAGGCCTACCGGGACGCCAACCTGATCACCCTGGCCGTCGCCCTGCCCACCGCCTTGATCAGCGCCCTACTGGCCAGCCTGTGGTCATCGCGTCGTCTGCGCACCCCCCTGCAGGATCTCACCCGCGCCGCTACCAGCCTGGCGGCCGGCAACTCCCGTATCCGCGTGCCCGCCGGAGAAGCAGGCCCCGAGGTCACCACCCTGGCGCATGCCTTCAACACCATGGCCGACCGGCTGGAACACACCGAACAGGTCCGCCGCCAGATGCTCTCTGATCTGGCCCACGAAATGGGCACCCCCTTATCGGTGCTCACGGTCTACCTCGATGGTCTCCAGGACGGGGTCGTGGACTGGAATAATGCCACCCACACGATCATGGCTGCCCAACTCACCCGCCTGACCCGGTTGATGGAAGACATCGACGATGTCTCCCGGGCCCAGGAACACCGGATCGATTTGGACCTGGCGGAGGAAGGGCTCGGGGATCTGCTCCATACCGCCGCTGCTGCCGCGGGGGAAGCTTATGCTGACAAAGGCGTCGATTTACAGGTCGAGACCATTACGGACACCGTCCGGGTGCTCGTGGACCGGCAACGCTTCGGCCAGGTGATGAGCAATCTCCTGTCGAACGCGCTACGGCACACCCCGGCCGGCGGGCAGGTCCGGATCAGCGTCCACCGACAGGGGGCATCCACCGCGCTCATCCACGTCGCCGATGACGGCGAGGGCATCCCACCTGACCAGCTCGGACACATCTTCGAACGCTTCTACCGGGGGGATGCCGCCCGCAGCCGGGACGAAGGCGGGGCCGGTATCGGTCTGACCATCTCCAAGGCATTGATCGAGGCCCACGGCGGCACTCTCACCGCCACCTCCCCCGGACCCGGTCGCGGAGCGGTGTTTGCCCTCCGCCTCCCGCTGTCCCCTCCCGACAGTGAGGAGGCTGCCCGGTGA
- a CDS encoding heavy-metal-associated domain-containing protein produces the protein MNTSPPRLLPMASHGCSCCEPASRADTASIPAASDSSAGGASTSYQVTGLTCGHCAKSVTQALQALPQADDVQVDLAAGGVSTVTVTGVVPPEMVRRAIEEAGYTVLS, from the coding sequence ATGAACACCTCCCCGCCCCGCCTCTTGCCGATGGCCTCCCACGGCTGCAGCTGTTGCGAACCTGCCTCACGTGCCGACACCGCCTCCATCCCTGCCGCCAGCGACTCGTCAGCAGGAGGGGCCTCCACTAGCTACCAGGTCACCGGCCTGACCTGCGGGCACTGCGCGAAAAGCGTGACCCAGGCCCTTCAGGCCCTCCCCCAGGCCGACGACGTCCAGGTCGATCTCGCTGCTGGTGGTGTTTCCACCGTCACGGTCACCGGTGTCGTACCTCCGGAGATGGTTCGCCGGGCCATCGAGGAGGCCGGCTACACCGTCTTATCCTGA
- a CDS encoding copper-translocating P-type ATPase, with amino-acid sequence MSTPHHSGDHHGDHPAPETDHTHHPDHASHEHHADADTHGQAMPHDHPHSALDDDHHVHGHGEHAGHSTAMFRDRFWWSLILSIPVVIFSPMVAHLLGYDLPAFPGSTWIPPVLGTIIFVYGGTPFLKGGWKELKSRQPGMMLLIAMAITVAFVASWVTTLGLGGFDLDFWWELALLVTIMLLGHWLEMRALGAASSALDALAALLPDEAEKVIDGTTRTVAISELVADDVVLVRAGARVPADGTIVDGAAEFDEAMITGESRPVFRDTGDKVVAGTVATDNTVRIRVEATGGDTALAGIQRMVADAQESSSRAQALADRAAALLFWFALISALITAVVWTIIGSPDDAVVRTVTVLVIACPHALGLAIPLVIAISSERAAKSGVLIKDRMALERMRTIDVVLFDKTGTLTEGAHAVTGVAAATGVTEGELLALAAAAEADSEHPVARAIVAAAAAHPEASRRQIRATGFSAASGRGVRATVDGAEILVGGPNMLREFNLTTPAELTDTTSAWTERGAGVLHVVRDGQIIGVVAVEDKIRPESRAAVKALQDRGVKVGLITGDAQQVAHAVGQDLGIDEVFAEVLPQDKDTKVTQLQDRGLRVAMVGDGVNDAPALTRAEVGIAIGAGTDVAMESAGVVLASDDPRAVLSMIELSQASYRKMIQNLIWASGYNILAVPLAAGVLAPIGIVLSPAVGAILMSASTIVVALNAQLLRRIDLDPAHLAPTESKEEHTTPTPASTA; translated from the coding sequence ATGAGCACTCCCCACCATTCCGGTGATCACCATGGTGATCACCCCGCTCCGGAAACAGACCACACCCACCACCCGGATCATGCCAGCCACGAACACCACGCAGATGCCGACACCCACGGCCAGGCGATGCCCCACGATCACCCGCACTCCGCCCTGGACGATGACCACCACGTTCATGGTCACGGCGAACACGCCGGACACAGCACCGCAATGTTTCGGGACCGCTTCTGGTGGTCGCTGATTCTGTCCATTCCCGTCGTTATTTTCAGCCCCATGGTCGCTCACCTGCTCGGCTACGACCTCCCGGCATTCCCCGGATCCACCTGGATCCCTCCGGTGCTGGGCACGATCATCTTCGTCTACGGCGGAACGCCTTTCCTCAAGGGTGGATGGAAAGAACTGAAATCCCGCCAACCCGGGATGATGCTCCTGATCGCCATGGCCATCACCGTGGCGTTTGTCGCCTCCTGGGTCACCACTCTGGGGCTGGGCGGTTTTGACCTGGACTTCTGGTGGGAGCTGGCTCTGCTGGTGACCATCATGCTGCTGGGCCACTGGCTGGAGATGCGCGCTCTCGGGGCCGCGTCCTCCGCGCTTGACGCGCTGGCTGCCCTGCTGCCGGATGAGGCCGAGAAAGTCATCGACGGGACCACCCGCACCGTGGCCATCTCCGAGCTGGTCGCCGACGACGTCGTGCTGGTGAGGGCCGGTGCCCGGGTGCCGGCCGACGGAACCATCGTCGACGGAGCCGCCGAATTCGATGAGGCGATGATCACCGGCGAATCCCGTCCCGTCTTCCGCGACACCGGTGACAAGGTAGTCGCCGGTACCGTGGCCACCGACAACACCGTCCGCATCCGGGTGGAGGCTACCGGCGGGGACACCGCCCTGGCCGGCATCCAACGCATGGTTGCCGACGCCCAGGAGTCCTCCTCCCGGGCCCAGGCCCTGGCGGATCGGGCGGCGGCGTTGTTGTTCTGGTTCGCGCTGATCTCCGCTCTGATCACCGCGGTGGTGTGGACCATCATCGGCAGCCCGGACGATGCCGTGGTGCGCACGGTCACGGTGCTGGTCATCGCTTGTCCGCACGCCCTGGGCCTGGCGATTCCGCTGGTCATTGCGATCTCCTCCGAGCGGGCCGCGAAATCCGGGGTGCTCATCAAGGACCGGATGGCGCTCGAGCGGATGCGCACCATCGACGTGGTGCTCTTCGACAAAACCGGCACCCTGACCGAGGGTGCGCACGCGGTCACCGGTGTCGCGGCAGCTACGGGCGTCACCGAGGGCGAGCTGCTGGCCCTGGCCGCCGCCGCGGAGGCCGACAGCGAGCACCCCGTGGCCCGCGCCATCGTGGCGGCCGCGGCCGCCCATCCCGAGGCCTCCCGTCGGCAAATCCGTGCAACTGGTTTCAGCGCCGCCTCCGGCCGGGGGGTCCGGGCCACTGTCGATGGCGCCGAGATCCTCGTGGGCGGGCCGAACATGCTGCGCGAGTTCAACCTCACCACCCCGGCCGAGCTCACCGACACCACCAGCGCCTGGACCGAGCGTGGGGCCGGTGTGCTCCATGTTGTCCGCGACGGTCAGATCATCGGTGTGGTGGCCGTCGAGGACAAGATCCGCCCCGAATCCCGCGCCGCCGTGAAAGCCCTGCAGGACCGCGGGGTGAAGGTCGGATTGATCACCGGCGACGCCCAGCAGGTGGCCCACGCTGTCGGACAGGACTTAGGCATTGATGAGGTCTTCGCCGAGGTCCTGCCCCAGGACAAAGACACCAAGGTCACGCAGCTGCAGGACCGGGGTTTGAGAGTGGCCATGGTCGGTGACGGTGTCAATGACGCCCCCGCTCTGACCCGCGCGGAGGTCGGTATCGCCATCGGTGCCGGCACGGATGTGGCCATGGAATCCGCCGGAGTGGTCCTGGCCAGTGATGACCCGCGGGCAGTGCTGTCGATGATTGAGCTCTCGCAGGCCAGCTACCGCAAGATGATCCAGAACCTCATCTGGGCCTCTGGCTACAACATCCTCGCCGTGCCGCTGGCCGCCGGCGTGCTCGCCCCGATCGGGATCGTGCTGTCCCCGGCCGTGGGCGCGATCTTGATGTCTGCCTCGACCATCGTGGTGGCCCTGAACGCCCAGCTGTTGCGCCGCATTGATCTGGATCCGGCTCACCTGGCTCCGACCGAGTCGAAGGAGGAACACACCACGCCTACTCCGGCATCCACCGCCTAA
- a CDS encoding ribonuclease domain-containing protein: MNEGAEGKGHGIALPILIVFGLIVTGAFLWALFNDPLSNPEESPQDAPAPATAATSTTSNAPEPSSTRFSSSAPQTRSSTAQPNATVGAVPACDPAEIPPEVDDTIADIQAGGPFPYPENDGKRFGNYEGFLPKESKNYYREYTVDTPGVRHRGERRIVTGGDPATDPRVWYYTADHYESFCEVIDID, from the coding sequence GTGAACGAAGGCGCTGAGGGTAAAGGCCATGGGATCGCCCTGCCGATTCTGATTGTTTTCGGCCTCATCGTCACCGGCGCATTCTTGTGGGCGCTGTTCAACGACCCACTATCCAACCCCGAAGAGTCCCCGCAAGACGCGCCGGCACCCGCCACTGCGGCAACATCCACGACGAGTAACGCACCCGAGCCGTCAAGCACGCGATTCAGCTCATCAGCACCACAAACCCGCTCCTCAACGGCTCAGCCTAATGCCACTGTGGGGGCTGTTCCCGCCTGCGATCCTGCGGAAATCCCGCCGGAGGTAGATGACACCATTGCTGATATTCAAGCCGGTGGCCCTTTCCCCTACCCAGAAAATGATGGGAAACGCTTTGGCAATTACGAAGGTTTCCTCCCGAAGGAAAGCAAAAATTACTATCGCGAGTACACGGTGGACACCCCTGGAGTCAGGCACCGTGGGGAGCGCAGGATCGTCACCGGCGGGGATCCAGCCACAGACCCTCGCGTCTGGTATTACACCGCTGACCACTATGAAAGCTTCTGTGAGGTGATCGACATTGACTAA
- the dnaG gene encoding DNA primase codes for MARGRIPDSDVEAIRERANIADIVGEYVQLKPAGHDSLKGLSPFKDEKTPSFHVRPARGYYHCFSTGKGGDVFSFLMEMEQLSFPEAVEAVAEEIGYHINYQGGTTGARDVKPGTRSRLLAANKAAHEFYREQLELEEAEVGRRFLLDRGFDKDTIYHFECGYAPNGWDAMTKHLLRKGFDAQELQDAGLSSMGRRGPIDKFRGRLLWPIKDVAGNVIGFGARKLFDDDPMGKYINTADTMLYHKSKVLFGLDLAKKHIAAGHQAVVVEGYTDVMAMHAAGIHTAVAACGTAFGSDHMAIIRRLMLDDNFFRGELIYTFDGDEAGQKAAMRAFEGDQQFTGQSFVAIAPEGMDPCDLRLAKGDAAVRDLIARRIPMFEFVIDTLLKDFPLDTPEGRLQALRRTVPVVAQIKDAPLRTEYARQLAGWVGWPDPNEVIRQVREEARNPRSRKPNQWEQRQQWQQRQEQQRQQGNGPAQRPSFAIPAPDDPRLWAQREAIKLGLQYPHEAGLMFDQLGPDAYSDPAYQAVRHAIAQAGGVTGAEDGPSWIAAVAGQMIDLNGRNFVAMLAVEEILVQDTAAYAESVMTRLKEVQVGNQIAQLKSRLQRMRPTDDEMAYNALFSDLVKLEQERRELNERAFRN; via the coding sequence ATGGCTAGGGGCAGAATTCCGGATTCAGACGTAGAGGCTATCCGTGAGCGCGCCAATATTGCTGACATCGTGGGGGAATACGTTCAACTCAAACCAGCGGGGCACGATTCTTTGAAGGGGTTGTCGCCCTTCAAAGATGAGAAGACGCCGTCCTTTCACGTGCGGCCGGCGCGGGGGTATTACCACTGTTTCTCCACAGGCAAGGGTGGGGATGTGTTCTCCTTCCTCATGGAGATGGAGCAGCTCAGTTTCCCAGAGGCTGTAGAAGCCGTTGCGGAAGAGATTGGCTACCACATCAATTACCAGGGCGGGACCACTGGTGCGCGCGACGTGAAGCCGGGAACCAGGTCCCGGCTGTTGGCTGCCAACAAAGCTGCGCACGAGTTCTATCGGGAACAGCTGGAGTTAGAAGAAGCAGAAGTGGGCCGCCGCTTCCTGCTTGACCGCGGCTTTGACAAGGACACGATCTACCACTTTGAGTGTGGGTACGCGCCCAACGGCTGGGACGCGATGACGAAGCACTTACTGCGCAAGGGCTTTGACGCCCAGGAGCTGCAGGACGCCGGGCTGTCGTCGATGGGCCGGCGGGGGCCAATTGATAAATTCCGTGGGCGGTTATTGTGGCCGATCAAAGACGTAGCAGGCAACGTGATCGGTTTCGGTGCGCGCAAGTTGTTTGATGATGACCCGATGGGCAAGTACATCAACACCGCTGACACGATGCTGTACCACAAGTCGAAGGTGCTGTTTGGCCTGGATCTGGCAAAGAAGCATATCGCTGCCGGGCACCAGGCCGTGGTTGTGGAGGGCTACACGGACGTGATGGCGATGCACGCGGCGGGGATTCACACCGCGGTTGCAGCCTGCGGTACTGCGTTCGGATCTGACCATATGGCGATCATCAGAAGGCTGATGCTGGACGATAACTTCTTCCGTGGGGAGTTGATCTACACCTTCGACGGTGATGAGGCTGGTCAGAAGGCAGCGATGCGCGCTTTTGAGGGGGATCAGCAGTTTACGGGCCAGTCCTTTGTTGCGATCGCCCCGGAAGGCATGGATCCGTGCGATCTGCGTTTGGCCAAAGGGGATGCCGCTGTGCGTGACCTGATTGCTCGACGCATTCCGATGTTCGAGTTTGTTATTGACACGCTGTTGAAAGACTTCCCGCTGGATACACCCGAAGGACGATTGCAGGCGCTGCGGCGCACGGTACCGGTGGTGGCGCAAATCAAGGACGCACCCCTGCGCACCGAGTACGCCCGTCAGCTGGCTGGCTGGGTGGGTTGGCCCGATCCAAATGAGGTCATCCGCCAAGTCCGCGAAGAGGCCCGTAATCCACGATCGCGCAAACCAAACCAGTGGGAGCAAAGGCAGCAGTGGCAGCAGCGCCAGGAGCAGCAGCGCCAACAGGGCAACGGTCCTGCGCAACGACCGTCGTTCGCGATTCCCGCGCCCGATGACCCACGCCTGTGGGCGCAGCGTGAGGCGATCAAGTTGGGCCTGCAATACCCGCATGAGGCTGGCTTAATGTTCGACCAACTTGGTCCCGATGCCTACTCGGATCCTGCGTACCAGGCCGTGCGCCATGCCATTGCACAGGCCGGTGGTGTCACCGGTGCTGAGGATGGGCCCAGCTGGATCGCCGCAGTCGCCGGACAGATGATTGACCTTAACGGACGCAACTTCGTGGCCATGCTCGCCGTCGAAGAGATTCTCGTGCAGGACACCGCCGCGTACGCGGAGTCAGTGATGACCCGCCTGAAGGAAGTCCAGGTGGGCAACCAGATCGCGCAACTAAAATCACGTCTTCAGCGCATGCGCCCAACCGATGATGAGATGGCCTATAACGCGCTGTTTTCTGACCTAGTGAAACTGGAGCAAGAGCGCCGCGAACTCAACGAACGCGCTTTTAGAAACTAG
- a CDS encoding MazG nucleotide pyrophosphohydrolase domain-containing protein, with amino-acid sequence MTVLVLDPRWPNLIPMDVVARVQGPVEFTSEVPVSVRWDFTDLVPSGEADSHPQMGWGWLVTTDPKNPDVVQRVARGESLVEVASRADSVFAAVSTMAQARRRGEWERGQTHESLLYYLEQEAGEFSEAVRTHAGDDELKKELSDLLLQVLFHAEIAQERDAFDFGDVAGAFVEKMRSRAPYLFDGSTGPVGVEEQDRLWAEGKAREQKNNGQ; translated from the coding sequence ATGACCGTGCTTGTTCTTGATCCGCGTTGGCCGAATCTGATCCCCATGGATGTGGTTGCGCGCGTCCAAGGTCCGGTGGAGTTCACCAGCGAGGTTCCTGTGTCTGTGCGGTGGGATTTCACGGATCTGGTTCCGTCGGGTGAAGCGGACTCTCATCCGCAGATGGGGTGGGGCTGGCTTGTCACAACCGATCCGAAGAATCCGGATGTGGTGCAGCGGGTTGCGCGTGGTGAATCCCTGGTTGAGGTGGCTAGTCGGGCAGATTCCGTTTTCGCTGCGGTAAGCACGATGGCCCAAGCGCGCCGGCGTGGTGAGTGGGAGCGGGGGCAGACACACGAAAGTCTCCTGTACTACCTCGAGCAGGAGGCGGGGGAGTTTTCAGAAGCTGTGCGGACGCATGCGGGGGATGACGAGCTGAAGAAGGAATTGTCCGATCTTCTGTTGCAAGTTCTTTTCCACGCGGAGATCGCGCAAGAACGGGATGCGTTTGATTTCGGTGACGTCGCGGGCGCGTTCGTAGAAAAAATGCGCTCCAGGGCGCCGTACCTGTTCGACGGCTCTACCGGACCCGTAGGGGTAGAGGAGCAGGATCGCTTGTGGGCAGAAGGGAAAGCCCGCGAACAAAAGAACAACGGCCAGTAG
- a CDS encoding lytic murein transglycosylase: MLVIILTLSVVMWLASLSDGLLTTTNRQPIPRDIPPAAAQQPPLIDTEAPGRTANQLGEWSLPIADQLNVEPQAIRAYANAELIAAQVWPECNLKWNTLAGIGWVETRHGTYTGKLFDAGRLNDDGVADPPIIGVRLDGSPGFAKIHDTDGGEFDGDKEYDRAIGPMQFLPESWKHYGRDGNGDGVADPQQIDDAALAAATVMCSGGRDMATEQDWRAAILGYNHSNDYVAKVRDAAANYALGQPAQR, from the coding sequence GTGCTGGTGATCATCCTTACCCTGTCGGTTGTCATGTGGTTGGCAAGCCTGTCTGACGGGCTGCTGACCACTACTAACCGTCAACCGATTCCGCGGGACATCCCCCCAGCAGCGGCGCAACAGCCGCCGCTGATTGATACAGAAGCCCCAGGGCGCACGGCTAACCAGCTGGGGGAATGGTCGCTTCCGATTGCTGATCAGCTCAACGTGGAGCCCCAGGCCATTCGCGCGTACGCAAACGCGGAGCTGATCGCGGCGCAAGTCTGGCCGGAGTGCAACTTGAAATGGAACACGCTGGCAGGAATCGGTTGGGTGGAAACCCGGCATGGCACTTATACGGGCAAGCTGTTTGATGCAGGACGGCTCAATGATGACGGGGTTGCGGACCCCCCGATCATTGGAGTCAGGTTGGACGGATCGCCTGGGTTTGCAAAGATCCACGACACTGACGGGGGCGAGTTCGACGGGGACAAAGAATACGATCGCGCCATCGGGCCCATGCAGTTCCTTCCGGAGAGTTGGAAACACTACGGCCGCGATGGAAATGGTGATGGTGTAGCTGATCCCCAGCAGATTGATGACGCCGCGTTAGCCGCAGCAACTGTGATGTGTTCCGGCGGGCGGGATATGGCTACGGAGCAGGACTGGCGCGCAGCGATTTTGGGGTACAACCACTCCAACGATTACGTGGCGAAAGTGCGCGACGCCGCCGCGAATTACGCGCTAGGACAGCCAGCGCAGCGGTAG
- the eno gene encoding phosphopyruvate hydratase, with amino-acid sequence MAYIMLAYAREIMDSRGNPTVEAEVALDDGTVARAAVPSGASTGEHEAHELRDGDERYGGKGVATAVENVNEKIADAIAGIDADDQRLVDTTMLKLDGTPNKKELGANAILGVSMAVAKAAADAADLPLFRYIGGPNAHLLPVPMMNILNGGAHADSGVDVQEFMIAPIGADSFKEALRQGAEVYHALKSVIKDKGLSTGLGDEGGFAPSVESTKAALDLIMEAIEKAGYKAGEDIALALDVASSEFFEDGHYNFEGGQHTAEEMAKVYADLIENYPIVSIEDPLDENDWDGYVKLTEEIGDKVQIVGDDFFVTNPERLAKGIELGAANALLVKVNQIGTLTETFDAVELAHRNGYRTMMSHRSGETEDTTIADLAVALSCGQIKTGAPARSERVAKYNQLLRIEDMLGESAVYAGRSAFPRFDK; translated from the coding sequence GTGGCTTACATCATGCTGGCATACGCACGCGAAATCATGGACTCTCGCGGTAACCCGACGGTCGAGGCGGAGGTCGCGCTTGACGACGGAACGGTGGCGCGCGCTGCGGTTCCTTCCGGCGCATCCACTGGTGAGCACGAGGCGCACGAGCTTCGCGACGGGGATGAGCGTTACGGCGGCAAGGGTGTCGCCACTGCGGTTGAGAACGTGAACGAAAAGATTGCGGACGCTATCGCAGGCATCGACGCAGATGATCAGCGTCTCGTTGACACGACGATGCTGAAGCTGGACGGCACCCCGAACAAGAAGGAGCTCGGCGCGAACGCCATCCTGGGTGTGTCCATGGCTGTGGCAAAGGCTGCTGCGGACGCAGCTGACCTGCCGCTGTTCCGTTACATCGGTGGCCCGAACGCTCACCTGCTTCCTGTCCCGATGATGAACATTCTGAACGGTGGCGCACACGCTGACTCTGGTGTGGATGTCCAGGAGTTCATGATTGCTCCGATTGGTGCGGATTCCTTCAAGGAGGCTCTCCGCCAGGGCGCAGAGGTCTACCACGCGCTGAAGAGCGTTATCAAGGACAAGGGCCTGTCCACTGGTCTTGGTGATGAGGGTGGCTTTGCACCGTCCGTGGAATCCACCAAGGCTGCTCTTGACCTGATCATGGAGGCAATTGAGAAGGCCGGTTACAAGGCTGGCGAGGACATCGCGCTCGCGCTCGACGTGGCATCGAGTGAGTTCTTCGAGGACGGTCACTACAACTTCGAGGGCGGCCAGCACACCGCTGAGGAGATGGCCAAGGTCTACGCCGACCTGATTGAGAACTACCCGATCGTGTCCATCGAGGACCCGCTGGATGAGAACGACTGGGATGGTTACGTCAAGCTCACCGAAGAGATCGGTGACAAGGTCCAGATCGTCGGCGATGACTTCTTCGTCACCAACCCGGAGCGTCTGGCCAAGGGCATCGAGCTAGGCGCTGCTAACGCTCTTCTGGTGAAGGTGAACCAGATCGGTACCCTCACCGAGACCTTCGACGCTGTGGAGCTCGCGCACCGCAACGGCTACCGCACGATGATGTCCCACCGCTCCGGTGAGACTGAGGACACCACGATCGCTGACCTCGCTGTGGCCCTGAGCTGTGGCCAGATCAAGACCGGTGCTCCTGCACGTTCGGAGCGTGTTGCTAAGTACAACCAGCTGCTGCGCATCGAGGACATGCTGGGTGAGTCCGCGGTCTACGCCGGCCGCAGCGCATTCCCTCGCTTCGACAAGTAA